The proteins below are encoded in one region of Syntrophotalea carbinolica DSM 2380:
- a CDS encoding TIGR02266 family protein: MMSPQDVKTTILLADGTRTILDLEKSFFRREQYNVHTATGAREVFDLAVKHQPDILFMGAELCDMCGAEMCLRLKAHPSLCRLAVVLLVQPNMPDQLLRCQRAGCDDILQRPPRRHQFLQAIEKHLQVPRRAAPRVQVHMHVKYREPSGEHDLTHYSVNVSTGGFFIETRAPLPVDTPLRLEFTIPGHVNPICCQGRVAWINALDESRTKRLPEGMGVQFIGLTLEDMAVIRAFVMRSLVVPDW; this comes from the coding sequence ATGATGTCGCCTCAGGATGTTAAGACAACCATTCTGCTTGCCGATGGCACCCGTACCATTCTTGATCTGGAAAAATCGTTTTTTCGCAGGGAGCAATATAATGTTCATACGGCAACCGGCGCTCGGGAGGTTTTTGATCTTGCTGTCAAGCACCAACCGGATATTCTCTTTATGGGCGCCGAGTTGTGCGATATGTGCGGGGCCGAGATGTGTCTGAGGCTGAAAGCGCACCCCAGTCTTTGTCGTCTGGCAGTGGTGCTGCTGGTTCAGCCCAACATGCCTGATCAGTTGTTGCGCTGTCAGCGGGCAGGTTGTGATGATATCCTGCAGAGACCGCCCCGGCGGCATCAGTTTCTGCAAGCCATAGAGAAGCACCTGCAGGTTCCAAGGCGGGCGGCGCCGCGCGTTCAAGTTCATATGCATGTCAAATATCGGGAACCATCGGGCGAACATGATTTAACTCATTATTCCGTCAACGTCAGCACCGGCGGATTTTTTATCGAAACCCGCGCCCCGTTGCCGGTCGATACGCCATTGCGGCTCGAGTTTACCATTCCCGGGCATGTGAATCCGATTTGCTGCCAGGGCAGGGTGGCCTGGATCAATGCCCTTGACGAGTCCCGGACAAAGCGATTGCCGGAAGGTATGGGGGTGCAGTTTATAGGATTGACTCTTGAGGATATGGCGGTCATAAGGGCTTTTGTCATGCGCTCGCTTGTTGTCCCCGATTGGTAA
- a CDS encoding MgtC/SapB family protein has product MGRLLLAALLGAMLGFEREIHGRPAGFRTHLLVTMGACLMMVVSEYFYTRYHVLSSSGSMRIDPGRVAAQIVTGIGFLGAGAIIKDGSAIRGLTTAACLWIAAGIGMAVGVGLYVPALAVTGMAVGALMFLKRLEDAMAKDSYADLTIFCDPDPAVSSSLEALLDDRGLRRVETAMEKDKVAQEVRYDFVVKKFGGMDFRTFVDELAAIPGVRKVRYR; this is encoded by the coding sequence TTGGGAAGGCTCCTCCTGGCGGCTTTGCTGGGTGCGATGCTCGGTTTTGAGCGGGAGATCCATGGCCGGCCGGCCGGTTTTCGTACCCATCTGCTGGTAACCATGGGAGCCTGTTTGATGATGGTGGTTTCGGAGTATTTTTATACCAGGTACCATGTTCTCAGCAGTAGCGGTTCCATGCGCATCGATCCCGGCAGGGTTGCCGCCCAGATTGTCACGGGGATCGGTTTTCTCGGTGCCGGGGCGATTATCAAGGATGGCTCCGCGATTCGAGGGTTGACGACGGCAGCCTGTTTGTGGATCGCGGCAGGTATCGGAATGGCCGTTGGTGTCGGGCTGTATGTGCCGGCGTTGGCCGTTACCGGCATGGCGGTAGGCGCTCTGATGTTCCTCAAGCGACTGGAGGACGCCATGGCGAAAGACAGTTATGCCGATCTGACGATCTTTTGCGACCCTGATCCTGCCGTCAGTTCTTCGCTTGAAGCATTGCTCGACGACCGGGGGCTGAGGCGGGTCGAAACCGCAATGGAAAAAGATAAGGTAGCGCAGGAAGTGCGCTACGATTTTGTTGTTAAAAAGTTTGGTGGTATGGATTTCAGAACTTTTGTGGATGAGCTTGCAGCGATTCCGGGAGTGCGCAAAGTCCGCTATCGCTGA
- a CDS encoding MOSC domain-containing protein: MKGSIVAVCVSPGKGERKKNVGQGVLVEGFGLEGDGHGGDWHRQVSLLAMESIASMQAKGLDVKPGDFAENLTTEGLELFTLPIGTRLQIGEDVMLEVSQIGKVCHTRCAIYHQAGDCVMPREGIFAVVLKGGPVKTGDVVEVLPPLAKETSA, encoded by the coding sequence ATGAAGGGCAGTATCGTTGCAGTATGTGTAAGCCCCGGAAAGGGCGAACGCAAAAAAAACGTGGGACAAGGTGTGCTGGTCGAAGGGTTTGGCCTCGAAGGCGATGGTCATGGGGGCGACTGGCACCGTCAGGTCAGCCTGCTGGCCATGGAGAGCATCGCGTCCATGCAGGCCAAAGGCTTGGATGTCAAACCCGGCGATTTCGCTGAAAATCTTACCACCGAAGGCTTGGAACTGTTTACCCTGCCCATCGGGACGCGACTGCAGATCGGTGAGGATGTGATGCTGGAGGTGTCCCAGATCGGAAAAGTCTGTCATACACGCTGTGCCATCTATCATCAGGCCGGAGATTGCGTGATGCCGCGCGAAGGAATCTTTGCCGTGGTGCTTAAGGGCGGACCGGTAAAAACCGGCGATGTGGTGGAGGTTTTGCCACCTTTGGCCAAGGAGACTTCGGCATGA
- a CDS encoding MogA/MoaB family molybdenum cofactor biosynthesis protein, whose product MSEFAFTIGILTLSDKGARGEREDLSGQVIREMIAPIGKVTHYKVVPDDLDTIVETLVEWVDRDEVDLILTTGGTGLSPRDVTPEATARILDWEIPGMAEAMRVASMQKTPHAMLSRAKVGVRRRSMVINLPGSPKGVRENLEVVMPALGHGLSKLKGDPSDCAQ is encoded by the coding sequence ATGAGCGAGTTTGCCTTCACCATCGGTATTTTGACCCTTTCCGATAAAGGGGCGCGTGGTGAGCGGGAAGATCTCAGTGGTCAGGTCATTCGCGAGATGATTGCTCCGATTGGCAAGGTCACCCACTACAAGGTCGTTCCCGATGACCTGGATACCATCGTCGAAACCCTGGTGGAATGGGTGGATCGGGATGAGGTGGATCTGATTCTCACAACCGGCGGTACGGGACTCAGCCCCAGAGACGTTACCCCCGAAGCGACCGCCCGTATTCTCGACTGGGAAATACCGGGAATGGCCGAGGCGATGCGCGTGGCGAGCATGCAAAAAACTCCTCATGCCATGTTGTCCCGGGCCAAGGTGGGGGTGCGGCGCCGTTCCATGGTCATTAATTTGCCTGGCAGTCCCAAGGGGGTGCGCGAAAACCTTGAAGTCGTCATGCCTGCGCTGGGGCACGGTCTGAGCAAGCTTAAGGGCGACCCGTCCGATTGCGCTCAATAG